The following are encoded in a window of Drosophila simulans strain w501 chromosome 3L, Prin_Dsim_3.1, whole genome shotgun sequence genomic DNA:
- the LOC6737771 gene encoding uncharacterized protein LOC6737771, whose translation MKFLVGLLLQLYLPGIYALAGIACRIAVEQNVQVTYLYRCASCLASLDADYSALEVDLYRCVGSRLPVITRNIEAHELEPFRRTDSLSIFQIPAAEKGDSLVRRILDMLNPRQRRKHLHKYLFIWPDAGRHQLLRLFRGSWAKKMLYGLAITGRENGTFDFDPFAWGGLQVVQRLDGEVFYPRKMKDLRGYPLRFSMFTDPLMAVPRSPVETAGYQAVDGVAARVIGEMLNASVTYVFPEDNESYGRCLPDGNFTGVVSDIVGGHTHFAPNSRFVLDCIWPAVEVLYPYTRRNLHLVVPASEIQPEYLIFVRVFRRTVWYLLLVTLLVVVLVFWVMQRLQRRIPRLGVTQFQATWYEILEMFGKTHVGEPAGRLSSFSSMRTFLMGWILFSYVLSTIYFAKLESGFVRPSYEEQVDRVEDLAHLDVHIYAVTTMYDAVRSALTEYQYGLLENRSRQLPLGLTTSYYQPVVRRRDRRAAFIMRDFHARDFLAITYDSQAERPAYHIAREYLRSMICTYILPRGSPFLHRLESMYSGFLEHGFFEHWRQMDLITRVGASPDAEEFLEDLGDQTDTDSGSNELAIRNKKVVLTLDILQGAFYLWSVGIGISCFGFAVEHAHWFWRRQTLRDAAEARSDLRIHLR comes from the coding sequence ATGAAGTTTTTGGTTGGATTGCTGCTCCAATTGTATCTTCCTGGGATTTATGCCCTGGCCGGGATTGCCTGTCGCATAGCCGTGGAGCAGAATGTCCAGGTGACCTATTTGTACCGTTGTGCCAGCTGTCTGGCATCCTTGGATGCGGATTACTCTGCCTTGGAAGTGGATCTCTATCGGTGTGTGGGCAGTAGACTGCCCGTAATCACACGGAACATCGAAGCACATGAATTGGAACCATTTAGACGAACGGACAGCTTAAGTATCTTCCAAATTCCGGCTGCAGAAAAGGGTGATTCCCTGGTACGCCGCATCCTGGACATGTTGAATCCTCGCCAGAGGCGCAAGCACTTGCACAAGTATCTGTTCATTTGGCCAGATGCCGGAAGGCATCAGTTACTGCGACTTTTCCGCGGCAGTTGGGCAAAGAAGATGCTCTACGGATTGGCCATTACCGGCAGGGAAAATGGCACCTTCGACTTCGATCCTTTTGCATGGGGTGGTCTCCAGGTGGTTCAGCGGCTGGATGGGGAAGTGTTTTACCCAAGAAAGATGAAGGATTTGAGGGGCTACCCATTGCGGTTCTCCATGTTCACGGATCCGTTGATGGCGGTGCCCAGAAGTCCTGTGGAGACCGCCGGCTACCAGGCAGTGGATGGAGTGGCGGCCCGAGTTATTGGCGAGATGTTGAATGCCTCCGTAACATATGTCTTTCCGGAGGATAACGAATCCTACGGTCGTTGCCTTCCGGATGGCAACTTCACCGGCGTGGTCAGCGACATAGTCGGTGGTCACACCCACTTTGCACCCAATTCCCGCTTCGTGCTCGACTGCATTTGGCCAGCGGTGGAGGTGCTGTATCCCTATACCCGTCGCAACCTTCACCTGGTCGTGCCCGCTTCCGAAATCCAGCCGGAGTACCTGATCTTCGTGCGTGTGTTTCGGCGAACCGTGTGGTACTTGCTCTTGGTCACCCTTTTGGTTGTGGTGTTGGTCTTCTGGGTGATGCAACGTCTACAGCGAAGGATTCCACGTCTCGGAGTCACCCAGTTTCAGGCAACCTGGTATGAGATTCTCGAGATGTTCGGCAAGACACATGTGGGTGAACCGGCGGGCAGGCTGTCCTCCTTCAGCTCGATGAGAACGTTCCTCATGGGCTGGATTCTCTTTAGCTACGTCCTGTCCACCATCTACTTTGCCAAACTGGAGTCCGGATTTGTGCGACCAAGCTACGAGGAGCAGGTGGACCGAGTGGAGGATTTGGCACATTTGGATGTGCACATTTATGCGGTGACCACGATGTACGATGCAGTTAGGAGTGCCCTGACTGAGTACCAATACGGTCTGCTGGAGAACCGTAGTCGCCAGCTGCCCCTGGGATTAACCACATCCTATTACCAGCCGGTAGTCCGGCGCAGGGATCGACGAGCGGCCTTTATCATGAGGGATTTTCACGCCCGTGACTTTCTGGCCATCACCTATGACTCGCAGGCGGAGCGACCAGCCTACCACATCGCCCGGGAGTATCTGCGCTCCATGATATGCACCTACATCCTGCCGAGAGGATCGCCCTTCCTGCACCGCTTGGAATCCATGTACAGTGGCTTCCTCGAGCACGGCTTCTTTGAGCACTGGCGTCAAATGGATCTGATCACTCGGGTTGGTGCGTCGCCGGATGCCGAGGAGTTTCTCGAGGATCTGGGCGACCAGACGGACACGGATTCCGGCTCCAACGAGTTGGCGATTCGTAACAAGAAGGTGGTCCTCACCCTGGACATCCTGCAGGGAGCCTTCTATCTCTGGTCCGTGGGTATTGGCATTAGCTGCTTTGGATTTGCAGTGGAGCACGCTCATTGGTTTTGGCGGAGACAGACACTACGGGATGCGGCTGAAGCTAGAAGTGACTTACGAATCCATTTAAGATAA
- the LOC6737778 gene encoding NADH dehydrogenase [ubiquinone] 1 beta subcomplex subunit 5, mitochondrial — protein MVGWSRLLSPAAKFASYRAVLQEPACRNALQQQLRRMGGDHGHHQMVIKPSRFQWDKFKDLIHFYVMLGVIPVTALVLYANIFVGPAQLAEIPEGYEPKHWEYEKHPITRFISRYILNSEQQNYEKSLHYLYEENEKAQIRLLEDEVRRKMSERNDYQAYYYRPSVAKYHRISKEAADELEALRGD, from the exons atggTAGGTTGGAGCCGTTTGCTGTCGCCGGCGGCGAAGTTCGCCAGCTACCGGGCTGTCCTGCAGGAGCCCGCGTGCCGGAATG CcctgcagcaacagctgcgCAGGATGGGAGGCGATCATGGACACCACCAAATGGTCATCAAGCCATCCCGTTTCCAGTGGGACAAGTTCAAGGATCTGATACACTTTTACGTAATGCTCGGCGTCATCCCAGTCACCGCATTGGTTCTCTACGCAAACATCTTTGTGGGACCCGCGCAGCTCGCCGAGATTCCGGAGGGCTATGAGCCCAAGCACTGGGAGTACGAGAAG CACCCCATCACGCGCTTTATTTCCCGCTACATATTGAACTCGGAGCAGCAAAACTACGAGAAATCCCTGCACTATCTCTACGAGGAGAACGAAAAAGCCCAGATTCG GCTCCTTGAGGACGAAGTACGTCGCAAGATGTCGGAGCGCAACGATTACCAGGCCTACTACTACCGACCATCGGTGGCCAAATACCACAGGATTTCGAAAGAGGCTGCTGACGAGCTGGAGGCTCTGCGCGGAGACTAG
- the LOC6737772 gene encoding uncharacterized protein LOC6737772 — protein MDMGTSSNQFILTTCEMYPRRRNTEFYRSPEPRISCQSQRAEHPGQMLNVTPDENREAARRLPRIQPPNNLDSVYLRNGYFS, from the exons ATGGATATGGGTACGTCTTCAAATCAGTTT ATCCTGACCACCTGTGAGATGTATCCGCGCAGAAGGAACACGGAGTTCTACAGATCTCCGGAACCGAGAATCTCGTGCCAAAGTCAGCGGGCGGAACATCCGGGGCAGATGCTCAACGTGACTCCCGACGAGAATCGAGAGGCCGCACGCAGACTTCCACGCATCCAGCCGCCAAATAATTTGGATAGTGTTTATCTACGTAATGGGTACTTTtcgtaa
- the LOC6737773 gene encoding larval serum protein 2, which translates to MKSFTVIAVAAVALLATLGQAKHLDSKVADKDFLVKQQFMFHILQHIYQDDVFTTPFGGSYVEYKPWEHVTDYVHPEMLEHFFELWQHQPFTDDMVWSVMYDKHEEYVVGLVRLFYFAKNWETFQHAVFWARQHVNKQLFVYAVTIASLFRDDMQGVVLPAHYEIHPWSYFDSQTLEWAEHYKMHGFHHVKQMDNIYNVVIRTNYSNVHGSLNYDHDLAYYLEDVGFNAFYYYFNLDYPFWTKGGEEHVLNKDRRGELYLYVHWQLLARWYLERLSHDLGEVPAFNMYVPTESGYASNLRTYYGVPQWHRENHHSFYHEHNYEHIEHVEMYTQRVMDWIHKNEKFDVETINVLGNIIQGNADSVDKKFYGSLDKLYRFIVNEGHHYGHGDESFPGLFMHYDTSMRDPIFYEVYKTIVSHYWHLMETYPEYHKKDYTFEGVHIDAVHMPESLTTYFEHFDSDISNAVNVEPAVEGSTDPLYTFGRNSHYKGSSYVIKARQQRLNHKPFEFTLDVTSDKAQDAVVKVFIGPKYDEHGHEIPLEHNYQNFFELEHFKVHLEAGVNHIKRASGDFSFWVNDRTTYLELYQKLMDATNSDYKFKLDQSEAHCGVPNRMMLPRGKKGGQVFQFFYMVYPYHHPEVAQFTGYDPVVSCGVGHGSRYVDALPFGFPFNRPVKHDYYFDVHNFKFVDVKIFHRDEHTNVV; encoded by the coding sequence ATGAAGTCGTTCACGGTGATTGCGGTAGCTGCGGTGGCATTGCTGGCTACTCTCGGCCAGGCCAAGCACCTGGACTCCAAGGTGGCGGACAAGGACTTTCTGGTGAAGCAGCAGTTCATGTTCCACATCCTGCAGCACATCTACCAGGATGATGTGTTCACCACCCCATTCGGGGGCAGCTACGTGGAGTACAAGCCGTGGGAGCACGTGACCGACTATGTGCACCCGGAGATGTTGGAGCACTTCTTCGAGCTGTGGCAGCACCAGCCCTTCACCGATGACATGGTGTGGTCGGTGATGTACGACAAGCACGAGGAGTATGTGGTGGGTCTGGTGCGTCTCTTCTACTTCGCCAAGAACTGGGAGACCTTCCAGCACGCCGTCTTCTGGGCCCGCCAGCACGTGAACAAGCAGTTGTTCGTGTACGCCGTGACCATTGCCAGTCTGTTCCGTGATGACATGCAGGGAGTCGTCCTGCCGGCCCACTACGAGATCCACCCATGGAGCTACTTCGATAGCCAGACACTGGAATGGGCTGAGCACTACAAGATGCACGGCTTCCATCATGTCAAGCAGATGGACAACATCTACAACGTGGTGATCCGCACGAACTACTCGAACGTGCACGGCTCCCTGAACTACGATCACGATTTGGCCTACTACCTGGAGGATGTTGGCTTCAATGCCTTCTACTACTACTTCAACCTGGACTATCCGTTCTGGACGAAGGGCGGCGAGGAGCATGTCCTCAACAAGGATCGTCGCGGTGAGCTCTACCTGTACGTCCACTGGCAATTGCTGGCCCGTTGGTACCTGGAGCGTCTGTCCCACGATCTCGGCGAGGTGCCCGCTTTCAACATGTATGTGCCGACCGAATCCGGCTATGCCAGCAACCTGCGCACCTACTACGGCGTGCCCCAGTGGCACCGGGAGAACCACCACAGCTTCTACCACGAGCACAACTACGAGCACATCGAGCACGTGGAGATGTACACGCAGCGCGTGATGGACTGGATCCACAAGAACGAGAAGTTCGATGTGGAGACCATTAATGTGCTGGGCAACATCATCCAGGGCAATGCGGACAGCGTGGACAAGAAGTTCTACGGCAGTCTGGACAAGCTGTACCGCTTCATTGTGAACGAGGGCCACCACTACGGCCATGGTGACGAGAGCTTCCCCGGCCTGTTCATGCACTACGATACCTCCATGCGCGATCCCATCTTCTACGAGGTGTACAAGACCATTGTCAGCCACTACTGGCATCTGATGGAGACCTATCCGGAGTACCACAAGAAGGACTACACCTTCGAGGGTGTCCACATCGATGCCGTCCACATGCCCGAGAGCCTGACCACCTACTTCGAGCACTTCGACTCGGACATCAGCAATGCCGTCAATGTGGAGCCCGCCGTTGAGGGATCCACCGATCCGCTGTACACCTTCGGCAGGAACTCCCACTACAAGGGATCCAGCTATGTGATCAAGGCTCGCCAGCAGCGTCTCAACCACAAGCCCTTCGAGTTCACCCTGGACGTGACCTCGGACAAGGCTCAGGATGCCGTGGTCAAGGTCTTCATTGGACCCAAGTACGATGAGCACGGACACGAGATCCCACTGGAGCACAACTACCAGAACTTCTTCGAGCTGGAGCACTTCAAGGTGCATCTGGAGGCGGGCGTTAACCACATCAAGCGCGCCAGCGGTGACTTCTCCTTCTGGGTGAACGATCGCACCACCTACCTGGAGCTCTACCAGAAGCTGATGGACGCCACCAACAGCGATTACAAGTTCAAGCTCGACCAGTCGGAGGCCCATTGCGGCGTGCCCAACCGTATGATGCTGCCGCGCGGCAAGAAGGGCGGCCAGGTGTTCCAGTTCTTCTACATGGTCTACCCGTACCACCACCCCGAGGTTGCCCAGTTCACCGGCTACGATCCGGTGGTCAGCTGCGGCGTGGGACACGGTTCCCGCTACGTGGACGCCCTGCCCTTCGGTTTCCCCTTCAACCGACCGGTGAAGCATGACTACTACTTCGACGTCCACAACTTCAAGTTCGTCGACGTGAAGATCTTCCATCGCGATGAGCACACCAATGTGGTCTAG
- the LOC6737775 gene encoding differentially expressed in FDCP 8 homolog, whose protein sequence is MSSWKDSLTSIPGTVAQLINESASNLLHASSSLGSTVGLGGSGSTGSGSEGGGSEESGPQSAEYRALPIPASLVREQWRLIFTSDANIQDLQAAIAHCRDLVLLSEELSEERRWLVRHLVDLRYSLQELEEAQEQHSLSSDMVVMNAIRAVVGHHFVPHHPHHGKRNRLQAAAKRNYCDHCTTIIWSVVQNSYVCSDCGFLVHQKCIDGVKRVCAHVLVSERQHPISEICPEIGLASQGYKCAECGTMLNIKNTWVEPRLCDYSGLYYCPRCNWNDSNFIPARIIHNWDFSPRRVSRTALQEIRLFLNKPLIRLEEDNPKLFVFVEKLCAVKKLRQNLVHMRHYLAACKIASELKLVDQQLGVRRHLAQSNEFYSLSDLSQVESGALSEFLQVVFKAFNDHIRSCPMCLAQAYICEICSNNEVIFPFDDGCIKCDQCNSIFHRVCLTRKNMICPKCIRIQERRLQLDRMKSTEDDDDDGVATDDDVTPAE, encoded by the exons ATGAGCTCCTGGAAGGACAGTCTCACCAGCATTCCGGGCACGGTGGCGCAGTTGATTAACGAGAGCGCCAGCAACCTGTTGCACGCCTCATCCTCGCTGGGATCAACAGTTGGCCTTGGAGGCTCTGGCTCCACTGGATCTGGATCCGAGGGCGGAGGCTCCGAGGAGAGTGGCCCACAAAGTGCGGAGTACAGGGCGTTGCCCATTCCCGCGTCCTTGGTGCGCGAGCAATGGCGCCTGATCTTCACCAGCGATGCCAATATCCAGGATTTGCAGGCGGCCATAGCCCATTGCAGGGATCTCGTCCTGCTGAGCGAGGAACTCAGCGAGGAGCGTCGCTGGTTGGTACGGCACCTGGTGGATCTGCGCTACTCactgcaggagctggaggaggccCAGGAACAGCATTCCCTGTCCTCGGACATGGTCGTCATGAATGCCATACGTGCTGTGGTGGGTCATCATTTTGTGCCCCACCACCCGCATCATGGCAAACGGAATCGACTGCAGGCAGCCGCCAAGAGGAACTACTGTGACCACTGCACCACCATTATTTGGAGCGTCGTGCAGAACTCGTACGTGTGCAGCGATTGCGGATTCCTGGTCCATCAGAAGTGCATCGATGGCGTGAAGAGGGTTTGTGCCCATGTCCTGGTTTCAGAGCGGCAGCATCCCATTTCGGAGATATGTCCAGAAATCGGACTCGCCTCCCAGGGATACAAGTGCGCCGAGTGCGGAACGATGCTTAATATAA AAAATACCTGGGTTGAACCACGTCTATGCGACTACAGTGGATTATACTACTGCCCTCGCTGCAACTGGAACGACAGCAACTTCATACCAGCCCGCATTATCCACAATTGGGACTTTTCGCCACGCAGAGTGTCGCGCACAGCGCTCCAAGAGATTAGGTTGTTCCTGAACAAACCGCTCATTCGCTTGGAGGAGGACAATCCCAAGCTGTTTGTGTTCGTAGAAAAATTGTGTGCGGTAAAGAAACTGCGGCAGAATCTGGTGCATATGCGCCACTATCTGGCTGCCTGCAAGATTGCCAGCGAGTTGAAGCTGGTGGATCAGCAACTGGGTGTCCGGCGACATCTGGCCCAGTCCAATGAGTTCTATTCCCTAAGTGATCTCAGCCAGGTGGAATCTGGAGCGCTCAGCGAATTCCTGCAAGTGGTTTTCAAGGCATTCAATGATCACATACGATCCTGCCCCATGTGCCTTGCCCAAGCGTACATATGCGAGATTTGTAGCAACAACGAGGTGATCTTTCCCTTCGACGATGGCTGCATCAAGTGTGATCAGTGCAATTCCATCTTCCACCGAGTTTGCCTCACGCGCAAGAATATGATTTGCCCCAAGTGCATTCGCATCCAAGAGCGGCGTCTTCAATTGGATCGCATGAAGAGCACCgaggacgatgatgatgatggagtGGCCACCGATGATGACGTGACTCCCGCTGAATAA
- the LOC6737777 gene encoding autophagy protein 12-like, with amino-acid sequence MAETPESQAALSTSSSTPADKDGSKICILLNATGNVPIIKKRTWTVDPNKTVSWIQKFIHKFLKLDASEQIFLYVNQTFAPAPDQIIKNLYECHGTNGKLVLYYCKNQAWG; translated from the exons ATGGCAGAGACACCAGAATCCCAGGCGGCCCTGAGCACTTCCTCCTCCACACCTGCTGATAAGGATGGTTCCAAGA TTTGTATCCTTCTGAACGCCACTGGCAATGTGCCCATCATCAAGAAGCGAACCTGGACCGTGGATCCCAACAAGACCGTCAGCTGGATACAGAAGTTCATCCACAAGTTTCTGAAACTCGATGCCAGCGAGCAAATT TTCCTGTACGTTAATCAGACATTTGCACCTGCCCCGGATCAGATAATCAAGAACCTGTACGAGTGCCATGGAACCAATGGGAAACTGGTGCTCTACTACTGCAAGAATCAGGCGTGGGGCTAA
- the LOC6737776 gene encoding protein KRI1 homolog codes for MNTNLFEGSDDEGEDLQLSTNKDYAKTYNILRKKELLQKYKDRGLDVSESEFDSDSSSSEEDEVDPKFDQDFFKTLSSLKSKDPRIYDKGTKFFSESSGDEDDKDGESPKKKKKAKPVTLKDYERKVILEHNGKFESSDDEQQEKEHEELQRAQSPSAVEEERRLKAEFRKVMNKEDDSEDEEFGGIFKKRSKTKEQTAAEEADFAKWLAGKQAEIQETDKKQLEPLKQYWNSNKLTQGESFLRDYILNKGYANTDESAIPTYDEIVGEAAPLSEDEKELEKQAEFEHKYNFRFEEPDADFIKRYPRTIEQSLRRTDDKRKEKRKELKERKDQEKQQKMKELELVKEMKRKEIDEKIRKLKAVTGNDELGFRDEELEEDFDPAAHDRRMQELFDDEYYNVDEGEEKPECPSDIDELVLEDWDNYDPRQHANGGDEDYEGHCEDDDFNMDCDYDPSTAKEQLQQELIENTRGRKGRKGRRNRFMEMIQAEKPAFNPEDEKTYSEYIDEYYQMDCEDIIGDQPCRFKYVETTPNDFGLTIEEILLAKNKELNQWASLKKAVQNRPEHVEKKEQRLYKMKAKNEDLKRKIFKSLYGEGSDDEEQPAEEKPAVTPVADAPAPAENDQVPTEGLSKSKRKRLKRKAAAAAASAPKVPKEESGSKDPKEAEGSTEDVQAEDSKKKENTASKKGKDDANQEIRNKPQSTEKTKNNNAFKNNKKEPKNMQNGFQKTQNQTNKSAKTKSNQPFKTTENAPANAEKPNGNNPFNKPQLKSQQRQELPPIHKNQGGNKKGPRNANGPNPFKKSNEKPSAPFPTKKTNNFKAKNKQNNNSGITDDRLKAYGINPRKFHKREKYGKKDK; via the exons atgAATACTAATCTTTTTGAGGGCTCCGACGACGAAGGGGAGGATCTGCAGCTGTCCACCAACAAGGACTATGCCAAGACCTACAACATCCTGCGCAAGAAAGAGCTCctacaaaaat ATAAGGATCGTGGTTTGGATGTTTCCGAATCGGAATTCGACAGTGACAGCTCGTCATCCGAGGAGGACGAGGTGGACCCCAAATTCGACCAGGACTTCTTCAAGACTCTGTCCTCGCTGAAAAGTAAAGATCCACGTATCTACGACAAGGGTACGAAATTCTTCAGTGAGTCCTCCGGCGATGAAGATGATAAGGATGGGGAGTCTccgaaaaagaagaagaaagccAAGCCAGTCACGTTGAAGGACTACGAACGAAAGGTAATTTTGGAGCATAATGGCAAGTTCGAGAGTTCGGATGacgagcagcaggaaaaagaGCACGAGGAACTCCAACGTGCGCAATCACCAAGCGCCGTGGAGGAGGAGCGCCGTCTGAAGGCCGAGTTTCGGAAGGTGATGAACAAGGAAGACGACAGTGAGGATGAGGAATTCGGAGGTATATTCAAGAAGCGCAGCAAGACCAAGGAGCAAACAGCTGCCGAGGAGGCAGACTTTGCCAAATGGCTGGCGGGAAAACAAGCTGAGATTCAGGAAACCGACAAGAAGCAGTTGGAGCCTCTAAAACAGTACTGGAACAGCAACAAGCTGACCCAGGGCGAGAGTTTCCTCAGGGATTACATCCTTAACAAGGGCTACGCAAACACGGATGAGTCCGCCATTCCCACCTACGATGAGATCGTGGGCGAAGCTGCTCCGCTCTCGGAGGATGAAAAGGAACTTGAGAAGCAGGCAGAGTTTGAGCACAAGTACAATTTCCGCTTTGAGGAGCCAGATGCGGACTTCATAAAGCGTTATCCCCGCACAATCGAACAATCCCTACGTCGCACGGATGACAAGAGGAAAGAGAAACGCAAGGAGCTAAAGGAGCGCAAGGATCAGGAGAAACAGCAGAAGATGAAGGAATTGGAGCTGGTCAAGGAAATGAAGCGTAAGGAGATCGATGAAAAGATACGCAAATTAAAAGCGGTCACGGGCAACGATGAGCTCGGTTTCCGGGACGAAGAACTCGAGGAGGACTTTGACCCGGCCGCCCACGATCGTCGAATGCAGGAGCTCTTCGACGATGAGTACTACAATGTAGATGAAGGCGAGGAGAAACCAGAATGTCCCTCGGACATCGATGAATTGGTGCTGGAAGATTGGGATAACTACGATCCCAGACAGCACGCCAATGGGGGCGATGAGGATTATGAAGGACACTGCGAGGACGACGACTTCAACATGGATTGCGACTACGATCCGTCCACGGCCAAGGAGCAACTTCAACAAGAGCTCATCGAAAACACTCGTGGTCGCAAAGGACGAAAGGGTAGACGGAATCGTTTCATGGAAATGATCCAGGCGGAAAAGCCAGCATTCAATCCTGAGGACGAAAAGACGTACAGTGAGTACATCGATGAGTACTACCAAATGGATTGCGAGGACATAATCGGAGATCAACCGTGTCGATTTAAATATGTGGAAACCACACCAAACGATTTTGGTTTGACGATAGAAGAG ATCTTGCTGGCCAAGAACAAGGAGCTTAACCAGTGGGCTAGCTTGAAGAAGGCTGTTCAAAACAGACCGGAACACGTGGAGAAAAAGGAGCAGCGTCTCTACAAAATGAAAGCCAAGAATGAAGACCTAAAGCGAAAAATATTCAAGAGTCTTTATGGAGAAGG TTCTGACGATGAGGAGCAGCCAGCAGAAGAGAAACCAGCAGTGACACCAGTTGCTGATGCGCCAGCTCCAGCCGAAAATGATCAAGTCCCGACGGAAGGTCTGTCCAAATCCAAGAGGAAACGCCTGAAACGTAAggctgccgcagcagcagccagcgcCCCTAAGGTTCCCAAAGAGGAAAGTGGATCCAAGGATCCAAAGGAAGCGGAAGGATCTACAGAAGATGTCCAGGCCGAAGATTccaagaaaaaagaaaatactgCATCTAAAAAGGGCAAAGATGACGCAAACCAGGAAATTAGAAACAAACCACAAAGCACggagaaaacgaaaaacaataatgcctttaaaaataacaaaaaagagcctaaaaacatgcaaaatggattccaaaaaacccaaaatcaaacaaacaaaagtgcaaagACAAAGTCGAACCAACCTTTTAAAACTACGGAGAATGCGCCTGCAAACGCAGAAAAACCAAATGGAAATAACCCTTTCAATAAGCCACAATTGAAATCCCAACAAAGGCAGGAGCTGCCACCAATTCATAAAAATCAAGGTGGAAACAAAAAGGGACCGAGAAACGCTAACGGCCCCAATCCCTTTAAGAAATCAAACGAAAAACCAAGTGCGCCCTTCCCAACAAAGAAAACTAACAACTTTAAGgcgaaaaacaagcaaaataataatagtggAATAACCGACGATCGATTAAAGGCATATGGCATAAATCCCAGAAAGTTCCACAAGCGGGAAAAATATGGAAAGAAGGATAAGTGA